From the genome of Nakamurella flavida:
CCGTAACCGATGCCCCACAGGACGATGGCGAACAGCACCGCGACGGTCGACGAGTGTCCGACCAGCATGATCACCCCGGCGCCGCCGAACAGGCCGATGCTCGCGAGCAGCAGTGGCCGCAGGGCGCGGTCGACGAGCGCGCCGGTGATCGCGACACCGACGATGGCCGCGACCCCGAAGGTCACCAGGGCGGCTTCGACCGCCAGACCGTCGGCCGCCGTCCGCAGGTAGGGACCGATGTAGGTGTAGAGGAGGTTGTGGCCGACCATCCAGGCCACGATGACCACGAGAACCGCTGCGACGCTCGGGAGGCCGAGGACCCGAGCCATGGACAGCTGGGTCTCGGCCTGCTGACCGGGAGCGTCCGGGACGAGGACGAAGGTCAGGGCGAGGGCGACCGCCACCAGCACGGACAGGATCCCGAACGACCAGCGCCAGTCGTGGGTGGCGCCCAGCCACGCTCCGAACGGGGTGCCGACCGCGAGGCCGATCGGGGTACCCAGCGAGGCGATGGACAGGGCCCGGCCGGCCAGGGTCGGCGGCGAGATGCGGCGGGCGTAACCGGCGAGCATGGCCCAGGCCAGTCCCGAGAACGCACCGGCCACGAACCGTGCCCCGAGCGAGAGCACCACGTCCGAGGAGACCGCGGTCACGGTGTTGGCCAGCAGGACTCCGGTGACCGCCACCACGAACACCGGCTTGCGCCGCAGGCCGCGGGTCAGCGCGATCGCCGGGACGGTGGCCAGGATCGTGCCGAGGGCGTAAGCGCTGACGAACTGACCGACCGTGCCCTCCGAGGTACCCAGGCCGGCGGCGATCCGGGCGAGCAGGCCGGCCGGCATCGTCTCGGTGGTGATGAGCAGGAACCCGGTGAACGCCATCACCAGCAGCGCGGCCCACGGCAGTCGGGACGTCGCATCGGCGGTCGTGTCGCGGGTCTCGGGGGTTCCCCGGACGGGCGACGGGGCGCGGGCACCGGTTTCATCGAGAGCGGGCACGGGTCGGAATCTCCTGAGGTCGTGCGGGCCGAGCCGGTCGGTGGCGGCCGGCGGATCCTGTCCCTCGCAGTCGACGCCCGCGGCGCGCAGGCGGGGAGCCCCTGCCGTGGCGTGCACCGACAGAGCACCCCACGGGGACACGGGTCGACGTAGCGTCCCTCGGGTGGACAACCGATCCGAGGTTCGCGACTTCCTCATCTCGCGCCGCGCCAAGATCACCCCCACGCAGGCCGGTCTGCCCACGACCGGCGGTCGTCGGGTCGCGGGTCTGCGCCGGACCGAGGTCGCCGTCCTGGCCGGCGTGAGCGTCGAGTACTACGCGAAACTGGAGCGGGGGGCGCTGGGCGGCGCCTCGGCCTCCGTCCTGGACTCGTTGGCCCGGGCCCTGCAGCTGGACGACGCCGAACGGGCGCACCTGTTCCACCTCGCGCACGCCGCGGACGGAACCAGTGCCGGCATGCGCGCCCGGGTTCGTCCCGGCCGGCGGTGGACACCGCGACCGTCCCTGTTGTGGGCACTGGACCGGTTCACCGCGCCCGCCCTCGTCCGCAACGGTCGGATGGACCTGCTGGCCACCAACCCTCTCGGCCGGGCCATGCACGACGCGCTGTACGCGACCGCCCCCGACCCTGATGAGCACCCGAACTTCGTGCGGTTCACCTTCCTGCACCAGGACGCAGCCCGGGAGTTCTACCCGGACTGGGACACCGCCGCCGGGGTCGCCGTCGCCATCCTGCGCACCGAGGCCGGTCGCGATCCGCACGACAAGGATCTGCACGACCTCGTCGGCGAGCTGTCCACCCGCAGCCCGGACTTCGCGCGCCGCTGGAACTCCCACGACGTCCGCACCCACGGCGCCGGGACGAAGCGCTTCCACCACCGGGACGTCGGTGATCTCGATCTGGCCTACGAGAGCATGGACATGGTGGCCGATCCCGGCCTGACCCTGACCCTGTACGCGGCCGAACCCCATTCGGCGACCGCGCACGCCCTGGACCTCCTCGCGTCCTGGACAGCGCCGGAACCGACCCGGCGGATCCACGCGCCCGTCGAGGGCACGCCGTGACGTCCGCCCCCGGGCCCAAGCCCGCGCCGCTCCCGGCGTGACCGCCCGAGCCTCCCCCGAGAGCGGCGTGCCAGGTCCACGGCTCGAGCCGTCGGAGTGACTAGTGGAGGGCCTTCAGACCCACCACGCAGCCGACGATGCCGACCAGGAAGACGATCTTGAGCACGGACACCGTCTCCGTCCCGGTGACCATCGCGTAGGCGACGGTCAGCACGGCGCCGATACCGACCCAGACCGCGTAGGCGGTACCGATCGGGAGATCGCGCATGGCAACGGCGAGCCCGGCCATGCTCAGCAGCAGGGCGACGCCGAACACCACCGTCGGCACCGGCCGGGTGAACCCCTCCGACCGGCCGAGTGCGGTGGCCCAGACCGATTCCAGCACCCCGGACAGGACGAGCAGGATCCACGACATGACAGCCTCCCAGGCAGCCGTCTTGTCGCTTTCCGGGTACGGCACCGCTCGTCCGGGAGCCTGCTGGGCTCGAGATCCACCGTGTCACACCGGGTACGGCGTCACCAGCTGTGGTGACCGATCTGACCGGGCCCGGTCGACGCCGTGGTCGACCCGGCGCCTGACGGCGGCGCTCAGCGCAGCTTGGCCGCCCGACGCCGCGCCTTGGCCAGCGCCGCCTTGGCCGCCGCCTGCGCCTCCTCGTCGGCCGGTGCACCGGCCGGCACCGTGACCGGTGCCCCCGTCGGCGCACCGTTCGTGGCTCCGCCTCCCGTCGATCCGTTCGCCGAACCCTTCGCGGCCGAGCCGTTGGTGGACGAGCCGTTCGCCCCGGCCCCGTTCGTGGCGGCCCCGTTCGAC
Proteins encoded in this window:
- a CDS encoding helix-turn-helix transcriptional regulator, which encodes MDNRSEVRDFLISRRAKITPTQAGLPTTGGRRVAGLRRTEVAVLAGVSVEYYAKLERGALGGASASVLDSLARALQLDDAERAHLFHLAHAADGTSAGMRARVRPGRRWTPRPSLLWALDRFTAPALVRNGRMDLLATNPLGRAMHDALYATAPDPDEHPNFVRFTFLHQDAAREFYPDWDTAAGVAVAILRTEAGRDPHDKDLHDLVGELSTRSPDFARRWNSHDVRTHGAGTKRFHHRDVGDLDLAYESMDMVADPGLTLTLYAAEPHSATAHALDLLASWTAPEPTRRIHAPVEGTP
- a CDS encoding DMT family transporter, whose protein sequence is MSWILLVLSGVLESVWATALGRSEGFTRPVPTVVFGVALLLSMAGLAVAMRDLPIGTAYAVWVGIGAVLTVAYAMVTGTETVSVLKIVFLVGIVGCVVGLKALH
- a CDS encoding MFS transporter codes for the protein MPALDETGARAPSPVRGTPETRDTTADATSRLPWAALLVMAFTGFLLITTETMPAGLLARIAAGLGTSEGTVGQFVSAYALGTILATVPAIALTRGLRRKPVFVVAVTGVLLANTVTAVSSDVVLSLGARFVAGAFSGLAWAMLAGYARRISPPTLAGRALSIASLGTPIGLAVGTPFGAWLGATHDWRWSFGILSVLVAVALALTFVLVPDAPGQQAETQLSMARVLGLPSVAAVLVVIVAWMVGHNLLYTYIGPYLRTAADGLAVEAALVTFGVAAIVGVAITGALVDRALRPLLLASIGLFGGAGVIMLVGHSSTVAVLFAIVLWGIGYGGAATQLQTAISNAAGPNADIANSLLGVAFNLAILAGGVGGALLLAAGGLVLPAVMAALATVALVVAVRARRAFPVG